In the Pecten maximus chromosome 5, xPecMax1.1, whole genome shotgun sequence genome, GCCTGGGCAAAAATGTATTGTTGGAATGATGGTATACCTGTATGAGCCCATTCCTGAAAGGATTGGTGGTGAACCGCATCTGTGAGAGCCCATTGTGAAGAGGTTTCGTGTAAATGTAAGCCCATTGCTGAAGAGGTTCGGATATATGTGTGTGAGCCCATTGGTTAAGAGGTTAGAGGTATTTATGTGTAAGCCCATTGCTGAGGAGGTTGGGGGTATATATGTGAGCCAATTGTGAAAGTGTTGGTGGTATATCTTTGAGCCCGTGAGTAAACGGGATGCTGGTATATCTGTGTGAGCCGTTTGTGAAGGGATTTGAAGTAATTATAAGCCCATTGGTGAAGAGGATTGGGGGAATACCTGTATAAGATCTATGGCAATTGGTTTGGTTGAATATCTGTGTGAACGAAATTTCTCGTCTATACGTCAGACTCAACAGGTAATCATGAATTAACATCCTTGCCTTACAAGTAATGTGATTTTTGTGAGCTTGTCATTTAAGCAGGGTTAACAATAAGGCGACAGAAAAAgttcatattttttaaattttatcattCATTTAAGTGTGTCTGCCAACATTTGTTAGCACGAGTCTTAGACACTAAATTCATGTTATTGTGAATTCTACATTAGAACAATATATCGATGACATAGATCTTGATCAATTTATGAAAAAGGAGTAATTTGTAACATCAGAAGCGAAAATAGACATCCAGGGTATTTCCTATGAGTCATCAAGTAACGTCTTCTCAAGATACTCTGTGTACCATTTATTATTACTTTAGTGAGCTaatcaatgtacaaaatacacaaaggGAGAGATTGCTTGTGAGCGATATACGGTTATGGGTATAAGGGTGTGTATACTGTGTTGATAGTAATCTGTTTTGTGGTACATGCTAATTTATTAGATCTATATTATTCTTGATTAGAATTGTgctgtgtacatttgtatacgtAGCTACATCAGAAAAAAAGTCGTCCTGTTAGACAACGCCCTATTGGGTTTcttatgaatatataaatatatgcaaGCAGCTAATATTAGATCCGAGTAACGCTGACGTCAAGCCTAGCAATGGGTGGAGTCATGTGTAGGCAGTAAACCAATGATATACTTAACTAAGTAGATCTGAGCAGGATTTCACATTAGAGTTTATAAATATTCACAGGGGCATGGTTCGATTGCTAGTCAGCAAAAGTTTTGAGTAGcatatgacatcagttaacaaccaggatagcactataaattcaGTATTCATATGCATTTTGAAACCTTATATAAATTGGGGCTATCGATgctaaaaaaaacccactgattttgataatgtttcagaatgtaaataaatgtattgaaTTTTTAGTGCTTGTGGTTTttaactgatgtcatatgttactcaaaactTCTGCTGAATAGGCCCCTACTCTTCAGTCTCCCTCTGGATATTTCGTACCTTCTATCACCCTTCCCCCTCGATATCTTACATCCTTCTGTCATCCTCTCCCCCTGGATAGCTACTATTCTGTCACCCCTTCCCCTGGATAGCCCCCCTACCCTTCAGTTACCTCTTCAACTGTCTTTGTACCCCCTCCCTCTCGATAGCCTTAAAGGACTGTCATCCCTCCACACTCAATAATCACAATCACTTTGTCACCTCTCTCCTCAGTAGCCCCTATCCCTCTGTCACGGCCTCCTTCTCAAAAGCCTCTTCCCCATGTCACACTTCTCAATTAATGGTCCCTACCTCTATCACCGCTCCAATCTATAGCCCCTATCCCTCTGTCTACCCTCCATTTCATAACCCTTATCCCTCTGTCACCTCTCCATTCCATAGCCCCTAACTCATTGTCATGCCCTCTTATTTCATAACCCCTTTTTATTCAGGGCTACCTTCTCCGTATGTGTGTAATCGGTGGAGTTCACAAAAACCAATTCAAAAACTTTGTCATTTGAATTATGTATATCCCGCTATCCAATTGTTAACTTTAAATGACAACTTGTATAAAGAAAAGCCTGTGTGATTACTACTTTTCGGTCAGTTGAGCTTTATTGCCTTAGTGTTGTATTATTTCACATGTTACGGTGGTTTGGGTTCCGAAATACAGAAGACAATATATAATCTCAATGTTTAAATGACTTGTCAAAAAGGTATAACAGGTGACTAATTAGCGATAACTATTATTGTTTTAGGACGGTACGTCACTGGAAAGTCCACTATGTCTCCATAACACCAGTGTTTACAGCCAGGACGTGTTGTTGGAAGAGAAACCTATGACTACCTGTGAATAAAGACAATGCCATTGAACGTATGTCTTAAATATTTTCCAGAAGTCTGGCTGCCATCGCAACCAGGTAACTATAAATTTGATTTATGTAATGGTCAATAGCTCAGCAGTCCTTAGATCATTATCATTAAGACTTTGTCAATAAGTGTAACTTATCAATGCCTGTAATTTGACATATCAAAGTCATTACATGCGgaaacataatgtatatatgggATTAAGTTGAAAATTGATATGTAAAAGTTAAATGTAAAAGATAACAATACAATGCTACTATGTTTCAAAACAATAGATGTCATATGGTTGATGTGATCACAAATGATGGTTAGTTGGAAAAAAACTAGTAATTAGCTCACAGTTCTAATTGGTCAAATATCCCTTCTGACAAAATCCCTTTTGTGATCAAGAAATGTTCGAGAAGTGTACTTAAACAGTTATTAAACGTTAAAAAATCATTCTTGATCTCAAGAACTGTATTTCAAAGAAGATGCCACTGAACTGTTGGATGAATTTAGTTTATACTCACATCAAAGCAGTCAAGCATGAAATTCTACATAAGATGTAGTGGTAAATCTGATTTAACCAATTATGAAGGGGTTTGTTGCATATCTGTGTGAGCCCATCGGTGAATTGGTTGGGGGTATGTCTGTGAGCCCACTGATATAGGGTTTGATGGTTATATCAGTGTGAACCGATTGTGAAGGGGTTTGAAGTGAAATATAAGCCCATAGAAGAATAGGATTGGGGTATATCTGAGTAAGCCCGTTGGTAAAGGGTAATATTTTGGTGGTATATATGTAGGAGTCTCCGCTCACTTTGCTTTCATTTGTTGTCAACCCTTAAATTTCATAGCTTTCTAACTTGTTTTTTCCCTCTCATATCTTCCTTACCCTCTGTTATCATTTCATTACTCCTACCCTCTATCAACCCTTTACCTCCATTTCCCTACTCATCTGTTACCCGTTCCATCTCAGTAACCCCTTCCCCTCTGTCACCCTTCTTCCATAGTCCTTATCTCTCTGTCACAATCCCTTCCATAAAACCTTCCTCTATCACATATTCCCCTCCATAGCCCACATCCCAATTTCACACCTTCCTCTTCATAGCCCCTACCCATAAGTCACACCCGTCTACCATGACCCATTTCTATTCAGGACTGACTTCCCaatatgtggtgtgtaatcagTGGATTTCATCAAAGACCAATTCAATGAATTGTATCTGGTGCTTTCCAGTTGTGTAACTCTGAATGCCAATTAAGCTTGTATAAATAAACCCCTGTAATATTACTAGTTAGCTGCCAGTTGATCTTTTGTGATTGTAGTATTACGTGACTTGTTATGGTGGTTTAGgttttaaaatacatacagGCATTATTTATAACTTGGTATTCCTCAGGGTATGTTAAGGCGTCTAATTCACCAATAAGTTTATTTAGGAACATTATAGAACAAGGTCACATcttgactattgtgtatagaGATATCGCCATAGGACTTATTCCTAACTTTAAAATCGTTgacttatttcaaatatttgctGTGTATTATGACTTCGgaattgtattgtatacatCTTAACTACCTGTGCATGATGTCATTGTGGAGTTCTGTTTTGTAGAATATACAATTAGACCTCAAATACCTTTGTAAAAAGAATTTGTCTTCAAGGTCATAGTTTATTGTCCACCACTCCCCTTCCATAGCCCTTCCCCTTTCTCAAACTCTCTCCCTCCGTAGCCCTTAGCTATTCATCTCTCAACCCTTTCCTTTCTATAGTCCCTACCCTTCTCTTAACCCCTTCCCTTTCATACCCCTAGCTACTCCTATGTCAATCCCTGCCCCTCTATACCCAATACCCTTCTTTTAAACCCTCCCCCTCTTCttgataatatatttttcaatccCAGTCTAGCTACAGTATCTTACTCTCTCAGTCCCTTCCTCTACATAGTTCCTTCCTCTCCCAAACCTCATCTTCACCGGAGGTATTGGaacaaaaaattaataattatgaGGATAGGCCGTACTCCTCCATGGTTTTTTCGCTCGATAGCTCTTACTCCTCCATGGTTTTCTCCCTTGATATCCTTTAATACTCCATGGGTTTCTCCCTCGAAAGCCTATACTCCTCCATGGTTTTCTCCCTTGGTAGCCTTTACTCCTCCATGGTTTTCTCCCTTGGTAGCATTTACTCCTCCATGGTTTTCTCCCTTGGTAGCCCTTACTCCTCCGTGTTTTTTTCGCTCAATAGCTCTTACTCCTCCATGGTTTTCTCCTTTGATAGCCCTTACTCCTCCATGGTTTTCTCCTTTGATAGCCCTTACTCCTCCATGGTTTTCTCCTTTGATAGCCCTTACTCCTCCATGGTTTTCTCCCTTGGTAACCTTTACTCCTCCATGGTTTTCTCCCTCGATAGCCTTTACTCCTCCATGGGTTTCTCCCTCGATAGCCTTTACTCCTCCATGGGTTTCTCCCTCGATAGCCTTTACTTCTCCATGGTTTTCTCCCTTGAT is a window encoding:
- the LOC117328312 gene encoding glycine-rich cell wall structural protein 1.8-like, with product MGNCERKSRKGAIEGESHGGVKAIEGENHGGVKATKGESHGGVKAIEGETHGGVKAIEGETHGGVKAIKGENHGGVKATKGENHGGVKAIKGENHGEVKAIEGETHGGVKAIEGETHGGVKAIEGENHGGVKVTKGENHGGVRAIKGENHGGVRAIKGENHGGVRAIKGENHGGVRAIERKKHGGVRATKGENHGGVNATKGENHGGVKATKGENHGGV